In Flavobacterium sp. N3904, one DNA window encodes the following:
- a CDS encoding GTPase domain-containing protein: MARYNIVLMGKTGVGKSTLGNYLFGNNKFQTGTGKPVTSNGFHSLEFDLQGLPVTVFDSWGIEADKAEQWLRELNTELIKRSTASDPTHWFHSVFYCIQASGHRIEDFEIIIMNRFIKENYKVTVIFTKSDNVTEEELYELKKVLSNEFGNKVDCLEVCSEEKIRRDGSFSKTFGKKELIDNIFSNFWNSISLRLPERCISIMQKEVEKFHKKQVDIIKKKAGYFNGSDLSSQIKNESKDFFDTITKGFLVVDEVNKTLKMYSLFSNKINTLSANNHNNTFLDNITFESRNCWWYFPTNLISLAIWGREDTEKKLSKNIETICQEMNSNIDKMLPNIKKMIAGLKPNTSDL, encoded by the coding sequence ATGGCAAGATATAACATTGTCCTAATGGGTAAAACAGGTGTAGGTAAAAGCACTTTAGGTAATTACCTTTTTGGAAACAATAAATTTCAAACAGGTACGGGAAAACCGGTTACTTCCAATGGTTTCCACTCTCTTGAATTTGATTTACAGGGTTTGCCTGTTACGGTTTTTGATTCTTGGGGCATTGAAGCTGACAAAGCAGAACAATGGTTAAGGGAATTAAATACTGAACTAATAAAGCGTTCTACTGCATCAGACCCGACACATTGGTTTCATTCTGTTTTTTATTGTATTCAAGCTAGTGGGCATAGAATAGAAGATTTCGAAATAATAATAATGAACAGATTTATCAAAGAAAATTATAAAGTAACAGTAATCTTTACCAAATCTGATAATGTAACAGAAGAGGAATTGTATGAATTAAAAAAAGTTTTGTCAAATGAATTTGGAAATAAAGTAGATTGTTTAGAGGTCTGTAGCGAAGAAAAAATAAGAAGGGATGGCTCATTTTCAAAAACATTTGGAAAGAAAGAGCTTATTGATAATATATTTTCAAATTTTTGGAATTCAATATCTTTAAGATTACCTGAACGATGTATTAGTATAATGCAAAAAGAAGTTGAGAAATTTCATAAAAAACAAGTAGATATTATTAAAAAGAAAGCAGGTTATTTTAATGGTTCTGATTTATCTTCTCAAATAAAAAATGAATCAAAAGATTTTTTTGATACCATAACAAAAGGATTTCTAGTTGTTGATGAAGTGAATAAAACTTTAAAAATGTATAGTCTTTTTAGCAATAAAATAAATACATTAAGTGCAAATAATCATAATAACACCTTTTTAGATAACATAACCTTTGAAAGCAGAAATTGTTGGTGGTATTTTCCAACTAATTTAATTTCACTCGCAATTTGGGGAAGAGAAGATACAGAAAAGAAGTTGTCAAAAAATATTGAGACAATTTGTCAAGAGATGAACTCAAACATAGACAAGATGCTTCCAAATATTAAAAAAATGATTGCAGGATTGAAGCCAAATACTTCAGATTTATAA